In a single window of the Romeriopsis navalis LEGE 11480 genome:
- a CDS encoding class I SAM-dependent methyltransferase has translation MVQDASIYLAGKKLYGDDFTQEQIEEWFKHEAEGYADLWASDYEKYNYAYHKLNAYYGFRHLANHSMRTALGIGSAYGDELFPIAKRLEKITILDPSDTFADVREIAGTPSQYVKPNVQGDMPFEDAEFDLITSFGVLHHIPNVSYVVRECFRCLRPGGIFLLREPMVSMGDWTKPRPGLTKHERGIPLKILRQIVQEAGFEIQQEALCMFSATSAIASKLRIDPYNSRVATLADSALSRVFAWNDRYHRVKLREKFGPTSVYYVLRKPG, from the coding sequence ATGGTCCAAGATGCATCCATCTATCTGGCGGGCAAAAAGTTATACGGTGATGATTTTACGCAGGAGCAAATTGAAGAATGGTTCAAGCATGAAGCAGAAGGCTATGCGGATCTCTGGGCGTCTGATTATGAAAAGTATAACTATGCTTACCACAAGCTCAATGCGTATTATGGTTTTCGCCATTTAGCCAATCACTCAATGCGAACGGCATTAGGTATTGGGAGTGCCTATGGAGATGAGCTTTTCCCCATCGCTAAGCGTCTGGAGAAAATTACGATTCTTGATCCTTCCGATACGTTTGCTGATGTGCGGGAAATTGCTGGTACTCCGAGTCAGTATGTGAAGCCAAATGTTCAAGGTGATATGCCATTTGAGGATGCAGAATTTGACTTGATCACGAGCTTCGGCGTCTTGCACCATATTCCTAATGTTTCCTATGTCGTGCGTGAATGTTTTCGCTGTTTAAGGCCGGGTGGCATATTTTTGCTGCGTGAGCCGATGGTTTCAATGGGTGATTGGACCAAGCCACGTCCGGGTTTGACTAAGCATGAACGGGGTATCCCCCTCAAGATTCTGCGTCAGATTGTTCAGGAAGCGGGGTTTGAGATTCAGCAAGAGGCCCTTTGTATGTTCTCTGCGACTTCCGCAATTGCTTCAAAATTACGCATTGATCCATATAACAGTCGGGTTGCAACGCTGGCAGACTCCGCGCTCAGCCGCGTGTTCGCCTGGAACGATCGTTATCATCGGGTGAAGCTGCGTGAAAAGTTTGGTCCGACTTCTGTCTACTATGTGTTGCGGAAACCTGGCTAA